A stretch of DNA from Microlunatus capsulatus:
GGTCTTGCGCTGGCCCTTGCCGGTCTGGATGGTCTCGCGCAGCGAGGCGGCCTCGGCCTCCAGGTCGAAGGTCTGCAGACGCTTCTGGATCGCGTCCGCCCCCATCGAGCCGGCGAAGTACTTGCCGAAGCGGTTCTTCATCTCGCGGTAGAGGATCTCGTCGCCCTCGAGGTCTTGGACCTTGAGGTTCTTGAACCGGTTCCAGACGGCGTCGAGGCGGTCCAGCTCGCGCTGGGCGCGGTCGCGCAGCTGCTTGACCTCGCGCTCGGCCCCCTCGCGCACCTTGCGCTTGGCGTCGGCCTTGGCACCCTCGGCCTCGAGGCCGGCGGTGTCCTCCTCGAGCTTCTTCATCCGGTTCTCGATGTCGGAGTCGCGGCGGCCCTCGAGCTGCTTGCGCTCCACGTCGATCTTGCCCTCGAGCGAGGAGAGGTCGCGGTGGCGGGCCTCGTCGTCGACGGCGGTGATCATGTAGGCGGCGAAGTAGATGACCTTCTCGAGGTCCTTCGGCGCGATGTCGAGCAGGTAGCCCAGCCGGGACGGCACACCCTTGAAGTACCAGATGTGGGTCACCGGGGCGGCGAGCTCGATGTGGCCCATCCGCTCGCGGCGGACCTTGGAGCGGGTGACCTCCACGCCGCAGCGCTCGCAGATGATGCCCTTGAAGCGCACGCGCTTGTACTTGCCGCAGTAGCACTCCCAGTCCCGGGTGGGGCCGAAGATCTTCTCGCAGAACAGGCCGTCGCGCTCGGGCTTGAGCGTGCGGTAGTTGATCGTCTCCGGCTTCTTCACCTCACCGTGGGACCAACCACGGATCTCGTCGGCCGTCGCGAGGCCGATGCGGATCTGGTCGAAGAAGTTCACGTCGAGCACGTTGTTTGTCTCTTCTCTTTAGTACGCGATCTCAAATGCTGTGGACCGATCCGGCCCCGGTCCGTCGGAGGACGCCCTCCGACGGACCGGGGAGACGGATCAGACTTCTTCGACGCCGAGCGACTCGCCCGGACGGCGGGACAGGTCGATGCCGAAGTCCTCGCCGCCGCGGTAGTCGTCCTCGGAGTCCCGCAGCTCCACCTCGGTGCCGTCGGAGGACAGCACCTCGACGTTCAGGCAGAGCGACTTCATCTCCTTGACGAGCACCTTGAACGACTCGGGGATGCCCGGCTCGGGGATGTTCTCGCCCTTGACGATGGCCTCGTAGACCTTCACGCGGCCGGGGACGTCGTCGGACTTGATCGTGAGCAGCTCCTGCAGGGCCCAGGCGGCGCCGTAGGCCTCGAGGGCCCACACCTCCATCTCGCCGAACCGCTGGCCGCCGAACTGGGCCTTACCGCCCAGGGGCTGCTGCGTGATCATCGAGTAGGGACCCGTGGAACGGGCGTGGATCTTGTCGTCGACCAGGTGGTGGAGCTTCAGCATGTAGATGTAGCCCACGCCCACCGGCATCGGGAACGGCTCACCGGAGCGGCCGTCGAACAGGTTGGCCTTGCCGTCGGCGTTCACCAGGCGGTCGCCGTCCCGCGTCGGGTTGGTGTTCCCGAGCAGACCGGTGATCTCCTCCTCGGTCGCCCCGTCGAAGACCGGGGTGGCGAGGTTGGTGTTGCCGTCGACGTGCTCGAGGCCGACGCTGCGGAGCCGCTCGGCCCACGCACCCTCGACGCCCGCGAGGTCCCAGCCCTGGCTGGCGACCCAGCCCAGGTGGGTCTCGAGGACCTGGCCGACGTTCATCCGGCTGGGCACGCCCAGCGGGTTGAGCACGATGTCGACCGGGGTCCCGTCCTCCATGAACGGCATGTCCTCGACCGGGAGGATCTTGGAGATGACGCCCTTGTTGCCGTGCCGGCCGGCGAGCTTGTCGCCGTCCTGGATCTTGCGCTTCTGGGCGACGTAGACCCGGACCAGCTGGTTCACGCCGGGCGAGAGCTCGTCGTCGGACTCGCGGTCGAAGACGCGGACGCCGATGACGGTGCCGGACTCGCCGTGGGGCACCTTCAGCGAGGTGTCGCGCACCTCGCGCGCCTTCTCGCCGAAGATCGCGCGGAGCAGCCGCTCCTCGGGGGTGAGCTCGGTCTCGCCCTTGGGCGTGACCTTGCCGACCAGGACGTCACCGGTCGAGACCTCGGCGCCGATGCGGATGATCCCGCGCTCGTCGAGGTCGGCCAGCATCTCCTCGGAGACGTTCGGGATGTCCCGGGTGATCTCCTCGGCGCCCAGCTTGGTGTCGCGGGCGTCGACCTCGTGCTCCTCGATGTGGATCGAGGTCAGCAGGTCGTCCTGGACGACGCGCTGGCTGAGGATGATGGCGTCCTCGTAGTTGTGGCCCTCCCACGGCATGAACGCCACGAGCAGGTTGCGCCCGAGCGCCATCTCGCCGCCGTCGGTGCAGGGGCCGTCGGCCAGCGGGGTGCCGGCCTCGACGCGCTGCCCGTCACGGACCAGGGGCCGCTGGTTGATGGCGGTGCCCTGGTTGGAGCGCTTGAACTTGCTGAGCCGGTAGGTCCGGTAGCTGCCGTCGTCGTAGGCGATCTCGATCAGGTCGGCGCTCACCGAGGTGACCACACCGCCCTGCGAGGCCGTCGTGACGTCGCCGGCGTCGACCGCGCCGCGGTACTCCATGCCGGTGCCCACGAAGGGGGCCTCGGAACGGATCAGCGGGACGGCCTGGCGCTGCATGTTCGCACCCATCAGGGCGCGGGAGGCGTCGTCGTGCTCGAGGAACGGGATCATCGCGGTGGCGACGGACACCATCTGCCGGGGGCTGACGTCCATGTACTGGATGTCGTTGGCCGGCACGGTGTCCGGGTCGGCCTTGCGACGGCGGGCCAGCACGCGCTCCTCGGCGAAGTGCAGGTCCTCGGTCAGCGCGGCGTTCGCCTGGGCGATCGTGTAGCGGTCCTCGACGTCGGCGGTCAGGTAGTCGATCTGGTCGGTCACCTGGCCGTTCTCGACCTTGCGGTACGGCGTCTCGACGAAGCCGAACGCGTTCACCCGGGCGAAGGACGCGAGCGAGCCGATCAGGCCGATGTTCGGGCCCTCCGGGGTCTCGATCGGGCACATGCGGCCGTAGTGCGAGGGGTGGACGTCGCGGACCTCCATGCCGGCGCGGTCACGGGACAGACCACCCGGGCCGAGCGCGGACAGGCGGCGCTTGTGCGTCAGGCCCGCGATCGGGTTCGTCTGGTCCATGAACTGCGACAGCTGCGAGGTCCCGAAGAACTCCTTCAGCGCCGCGACGACGGGCCGGATGTTGATCAGGGTCTGCGGCGTGATCGCCTCGACGTCCTGGGTCGTCATCCGGTCGCGCACCACGCGCTCCATCCGGCCGAGGCCGGTGCGGAGCTGGTTCTGGATCAGCTCGCCCACGGTGCGCAGGCGACGGTTGCCGAAGTGGTCGATGTCGTCCTCCTCGACCAGCAGCTCGCCGCGGGGGGCGTCCAGCACCTCCTTGCCGTCGTGCAGCGCGACGATGAAGCGGATGGCCGCCACGATGTCGTCGGTGGTGAGGACCTGCTTGTCGAAGGGCTCGTCGAGGCCCAGCTTCTTGTTGATCTTGTACCGGCCGACCTTGGCGAGGTCGTAGCGCTTCGGGTTGAAGTAGTAGTTCTCCAGCAGCGCCTGCGCGGCCTCGCGCGTCGGCGGCTCGCCGGGGCGCAGCTTGCGGTAGATGTCGAGGAGGGCCTCGTCCTGGGTGGACGTGTGGTCCTTCTCCAGGGTGAGCCGCATGGACTCGTACTGGCCGAACTCCTCGAGGATCTGCGCGTCGGTCCAGCCGAGCGCCTTGAGCAGCACGGTGACGTTCTGCTTGCGCTTGCGGTCGAGGCGGACCCCGACCATGTCGCGCTTGTCGATCTCGAACTCGAGCCACGCACCGCGGCTGGGGATCATCTTGCAGGTGAAGATGTCCTTGTCCGAGGTCTTGTCGGTGGTCTGCTCGAAGTAGACGCCGGGGCTGCGGACGAGCTGGGAGACCACGACGCGCTCGGTGCCGTTGATGACGAAGGTGCCCTTGTCGGTCATCAGCGGGAAGTCGCCCATGAACACGGTCTGGCTCTTGATCTCGCCGGTCTCGTTGTTCATGAACTCAGCGGTGACGAAGAGCGGGGCCGCGTAGGTGACGTCGCGGTCCTTGCACTCCTCGACGCTGTTCTTCGGGGGCTCGAAGCGGTGGTCGCGGAACGACAGCGACATGGTGCCCGAGAAGTCCTCGATCGGGGAGATCTCCTCGAAGATCTCCTCCAGACCGGACTTGGTGTTGACGTCGGTCCGGCCCTCGGCGAGCGCGGAGTCGACCCGCGTGCGCCAGGCGTCGTTGCCGACGAGCCAGTCGAAGGAGTCGACCTGCAGGTCGAGGAGATCGGGAACCTCCATCGGCTCGGCGATCTTCGCGAACGAGATGCGGCCGGTGGATGAGACGACTTTGGTGTTCGAGGCGGTGCGCGAGGCGGCCAACAGTGGGTCCTTCCGAGACTCTCGGGCGGGTGGAGCTATGAAGTTGGATGAGTTCACGTGTGTCAGGTCCGGACGCCCGCGTGGACGGACCAGACCGGCCTCCGCGCACGCCGAACGGCCCGCGTCAAGCGAAACGGGTCGACGAATGCGGAGGGCAAGGTTCTAGTCTAGGGAGCAGTCCCTGGTTTGACAAGTCCGAGGGCAGGACGAACCAGAACGGTCAAACCGGACCCGGGGCGCGGGAGTGCAGGGCACTCGAACCGCGCCGGCCTCGCCGAACGCTTGCGGGAAGCATACCCGCCGGGCCCGGCCTGGCAAGCACATCGCCACAACCGGCCCGTCGGCCCCCGGCGCGGCCCCGCCGGGGGCCCGGGCGGGACCCCGCGGCCTAGACTCGGGCACCCGCCGAGGACAGGAGAGCCATGCAGCGCGTCGCCCAGATCGTCGGACTCGCCCCCGAGGCGGTGACCCGCTACCAGGAGCTGCACGCCTCGGTGTGGCCGGACGTCCTGCGGACCATCCACGCCTGCGGGATCCGGAACTACTCCATCTTCCTGCGCGAGCCCGAGCTGCTGCTGTTCGCCTACTTCGAGTACATCGGCGAGGACTACGAGGCCGACCAGGCGGCGATGGCCGCCGACCCGGTCACCCAGGAGTGGTGGCAGCTGACGATGCCGATGCAGCGCCCGCTCGAGGGCCGCGCCGAGGGCGACTGGTGGGCCGTCCTGCCCGAGGTCTTCCACGTCGACTGACCCTTCGACGGCCTCCGGGCTCGGTCTCCGGGCTCGGGCGCCGGCGGCAGGCTGGGAGCGCGGGTCGCCCGCGGACCGGCTGCCCGGCCGGCGGTCAGCGGGCCAGCCAGCCGCCGTCGACCGGCAGCACCACCCCGTGCACGTAGGCGGCAGCCTCGGAGCTGAGGAAGACGACGGCGCCCGCCAGGTCCTCCCCCCGTCCCCAGCGGCCGGCCGGGATGCGGGCGGAGATGGCGGCGTGCCGTTCGGCGTCGGCGAGCAGGGCCTCGTTCATGTCGGTGTCGACGTAGCCGGGCGCCACCGCGTTGACGGCGACGCCGCGCGCCGCCCACTCGTTGCAGAGCGCCTTGGTCAGCTGCGCGACCGCGCCCTTGGACGCGGCGTAGGCGGGCACCCGGAGGCCGCCCTGGAAGCTGAGCAGCGACGCGACGTTGACGACCCGGCCCCAGCCGCGCTCCAGCATCGGCCGGCCGAAGGCCTGGCACAGCTGGAACACCGCGCGGGTGTTGACCGCGAGCACGGCGTCGAAGTCGGCGAGCGGGAAGTCCTCGGCCGGGTGCCGGACCTGGGTGCCGGCGTTGTTGACCAGGATGTCGACGGGCCCGAGCGCGAGGGCGGCCGCCACGGCGTCGTCGACCGAGACCGGGTCGGCCAGGTCGACCGGCACCCGGTGCAGGTGGCGCCCGCACTCGGCGGCCAGCCGCGCCAGCTCCTCGGGCACCGGCCCGCGCTGCAGCCCGACGACGTCGGCGCCGGCCCGCAGCAGCCCCGCCGCGACGGCCGCCCCGATGCCGCGCGAGGCGCCCGTCACCACCGCCGTCCGGCCGGTCAGGTCGAAGGGCCCCCGGGCCTGCACGCCGGTCACGCCCGCTCCCCCGACGCCGCGGCCGCGGCCAGCCGGGCCGGGTCGACCCGGTAGACCCGGGCGGCGGTGCCGCCGAGCACCGCGGCCGCCGCGTCCGCCCCGAGCCCGGCGAGCAGCGGCTGCACGCTGTCCCACACCGCGTCGTAGCCGCCGGCCAGCAGCGAGACCGGCCAGTCGCCGCCGTACATCAGCCGCTCGGGCCCGAAGACCTCGACGGCGTGGGCCACCACCGGGCGCAGCAGCTCGGCCGAGCGGGCGTCCAGGCCGCCGTCGGGGTAGAGGCCGGACACCTTCGCGTGCACCTGCGGCGCCTCCGCCGCCCGGGTCAGCAGCGTCCGCCACCGGTCCAGGTCCGCCGGCGGGCCGTCGAGCGGGGGCGCGCCGAGGTGGTCCACCACGAGCCGGAGGCCGGGGTGCTCGGCGGCGAGCACGGGCACGTGCTCGAGGTGACGGGGCAGCACCCCGACGACGTCGAAGGCCAGCCCCGCGGCGGCGACCAGGCCCAGGCTCTCGCCGACCTCCGGCCGCAGCAGGAAGTCGGCGTCGGGCCGGTCGTGGATCAGGTTCCGGATGCCGACGACCAGGGGGTCGGCCGCGAGGGCGGGCAGCCGGGCCGCGGTGGCGTCGGGGTCCTCCAGCGGCACGTACCCGACGACGGCCACGACCGCGGGGTGCGCGGCCGCGGTATCGAGCATCAGCGCGGTGTCGGCGTCGTCGTCGGCGGCCTGCACCAGCACGACGGCGTCGACGCCGTGCGCCCGGAGCCGCGGCAGCACCTCCTCCTGGGCGACGGTCCGGTGGATCGGGCCGTGCTGCCGGCCGAGCCACGGGTAGGCGACCCGGTCGAGGTCCCAGACGTGCTGGTGGGCGTCGATGATCACGGCTCTCCTGTCGGGTCGTGCGACCCCGCCCACCCGGTCCCCCCGCGGGCCGGACGGCGCCACGGCGCGATCCTAGGGGTGGTCCGCCGCCGTCCCGCCCGGAGCGCAGGCCCTAGGGTCGAGACCCCGCCGACCCGCCAGGAGACCTGCCGTGCCGCTCATCACCGCCGTCGACGTCGTGGACGTCCGGTTCCCCACCTCGCTGACCGCGGACGGGTCCGACGCCATGAACAAGGACGGCGACTACTCCGCCGCCTACGTGGTGCTGCGCACCGACGCCGACGGGGTGGAGGGCTACGGCCTCACCTTCACCATCGGCCGCGGCAACGACCTCGTCGCCCTGGCGGCGCAGCAGCGCGGCGAGCCGCTGGTCGGGCTCGACGTCGACGCGGTGGTCGCCGACCTCGGCGGCACCTACCGGCTATTGCAGTCGGACTCCCAGCTGCGCTGGCTGGGCCCGGAGAAGGGCGTCGTGCACCTGGCCCTGGCCGCGGTGATGAACGCCGTCTGGGACCTCGCCGCCCGCCGGGCCGGCAAGCCGCTGTGGCGCTTCGTCGCCGACCTCGAGCCCGAGGCGCTCGTCGACACCATGGACCTCAGCTACCTCTCCGACGTCCTGCTGCGGGAGGAGGCCGTTGCCGCGCTCACCGCGCTGCGGCCGACCCTGGAGGACCGGGTCGCCGTCCTCGAGGCGTCGGGCTACCCCTGCTACACCACCTCCGCCGGCTGGCTGGGCTACTCCGACGAGAAGCTCCGCCGGCTCTGCCAGGAGGCCGTCGACGAGGGCTACCGCTACCTCAAGCTCAAGGTCGGGGCCTCGCTGGAGGACGACCTGCGCCGCTGCGCGATCGCCCGCGACGTCATCGGGCCCGACCGGCACCTGATGGTCGACGCCAACCAGGTGTGGGACGTCGGCACGGCGATCGAGTGGACGCGCGCGCTCAGCCACTTCGACCCGCTGTGGATCGAGGAGCCGACCAGCCCCGACGACGTGCTGGGGCACGCGACGATCCGGGCGGCCGTGGCGCCGGTCGGCGTGGCCACCGGGGAGCACGGGATGAACCGGGTGCTGTTCAAGCAGCTGTTCCAGGCGGAGGCCATCGACTTCTGCCAGCTGGACTCCTGCCGCCTCGGCAGCCTCAACGAGATCCTCCCCGTGATGCTGATGGCGGCGAAGTTCGGCATCCCGGTCTGCCCGCACGCCGGCGGGGTCGGGCTCTGCGAGCTGGTCCAGCACCTGTCGGTCATCGACTTCCTCGTCGTCTCCGGCAGCACCGAGGGCCGGGTCGCGGAGTACGTCGACCACCTGCACGAGCACTTCGTCGACCCGTGCGTCGTCGAGGGCGCGGCCTACGTGCTGCCCACCGCACCGGGCTACAGCGCGCAGATGCACGAGGCGTCGCTGGACGTCTACGCCTATCCGGGCGGGAGCTACTGGGCCGGACGGCCTAGCGTGGCCTGACCCACCCCCACCGAACGAGAGGAGCCCCGATGAAGCTGGCTCGACTGGGCCCCGAGGGCCAGGAGACCCCCGTCGTGGTCACCGACCACGGCACCTACGACCTCAGCGGCGTCGTGTACGACCTGACCGGCGAGTTCTTCGCCAGCGGCGGCCTGGACCGGGTCCGGGACGCGCTGGCCGCCGACGAGCTGCCGCTGTTCCCCGCCGAGGGCGTACGGGTCGGGGCGCCGGTCGCGCGCCCCAGCGCCGTCGTCTGCATCGGGATGAACTACGCCGCCCACGCCGCCGAGTCCGGGGCCACCCCGCCCGAGCAGCCGGTGCTGTTCCTCAAGACCCCGAACACCGTCGGCGGGCCCGACGACCCGGTGCAGATCCCGCGCGGCAGCGAGAAGACCGACTGGGAGGTGGAGCTGGCCCTGGTCATCGGGCGCCGGACCGCCTACCTCGACTCCCCCGCGCAGAGCCTGGACCACGTCGCCGGCTTCACCATCTGCGACGACCTGTCCGAGCGGGCCTTCCAGCTGGAGGTCTCCGGCGGGCAGTGGAGCAAGGGCAAGGCCTGCCGCGGGTTCTCCCCGACGGGCCCGTGGCTGGTCACCCCCGACGAGGTGGACCACACCGGCCTGCGGCTGCGCAGCTGGGTGAACGGCGAGCCGCGGCAGGACTCGACCACCGCCGACCTGATCTTCGGCGTCGAGGAGATCGTCTACCAGCTGAGCCAGTACATGGTGCTGGAGCCCGGCGACCTCGTCCTGACGGGCACCCCGGAGGGCGTCGCGCTCTCGGGCCGGTTCCCCTACCTGAGGGAGGGCGACGTGGTCGAGGTGGAGATCGAGGGGCTGGGCCGCCAGCGGCACGTCTTCACCCCGTGGGCCCCGCTGGAGGAGGGCCGGTGAGCGGCGAGCTCGAGGGCCTCGTCGCCCTGGTCACCGGGGGCGCGTCCGGCATCGGCGCGGCGGTCGCCGCCCGGCTGCAGGCCGACGGCGCGCGGGTGGCGGTGCTCGACCTCAACCCCGGCGCCGCCGCGGAGGGCCAGCTGGGCGTCGCCTGCGACGTCGGCGACGACGCGTCGGTGCGGGCCGCCGTCGACCGGGTCGTCGAGGAGCTGGGCGGGCTGGACGTCGTGGTCAACAACGCCGGCATCGGTGCCGCCGGCACCGTCGCCGACAACGACGACGACGAGTGGCACCGCGTGCTGGACGTCAACGTCGTCGGCATGGTCCGGGTGACGCGGGCCGCGCTCCCCCACCTGCGGGCCTCGACCGCCCCGGCGGTCGTGAACACGTCGTCCATCGCGGCGACGGCCGGCCTGCCGCAGCGCGCCCTCTACAGCGCGTCGAAGGGCGCGGTGCTGGCCCTGACCCGGGCGATGGCGGCCGACCACGTGCGGGAGGGCATCCGGGTGAACTGCGTGAACCCCGGGACCGCGGACACCCCCTGGGTGCAGCGGCTGCTGGACGCCGCCGAGGACCCGGCGGCGGAGCGGACGGCGCTGGAGGCCCGGCAGCCGCACGGCCGGCTGGTCTCGGCCGAGGAGGTCGCCGACGCCGTGGCCTACCTGGCCAGCCCCCGCTCGCGCTCGACGACCGGCACCTCGATCGCCGTCGACGGCGGGATGCAGGAGCTGCGGCTCCGCCCCCGCGGCTGAGCGGTCGCCGGGACCCCTCGCCGGGGCCGAGCCCGAACTGCAGGGACGACGAAGCCCCGACCTCGTGGAGGTCGGGGCTTCGTCGTGCGTGGTGCAGGTGGGTCGCCTAGGCGACCCGGGAGATCACTTGAGGGTGACCTTGGCCCCGGCGCCCTCGAGGGCCTCCTTGGCCTTCTCGGCCTGCTCCTTGGTGACCTTCTCCAGGACGGCCTTGGGGGCGGCCTCGACCAGGTCCTTGGCCTCCTTGAGACCGAGGCTGGTGAGGGTGCGCACCTCCTTGATGACCTGGATCTTCTTGTCGCCGGCCGCCTCGAGGATGACGTCGACCTCGTCCGAGGCCTCCTCCTCCTCGACAGCGGCGCCGCCGCCGGCACCGGCCGGGGCGGCCGCGGCCACGGGAGCGGCAGCGGTGACGCCGAAGGTGGTCTCGAACTCCTTGACGAACTCGGAGAGCTCGATCAGGGTCAGCTCCTTGAAGGCGTCAAGGAGCTCTGCAGTGCTGAGCTTCGCCATGATGGGCGTCCTTCCTTAGTTTTCTTCCGCAGCGTCAGCCGCGACGGTGTTGGTGTCCGGGGCAGCAGCAGCCGCCTCGGTGCCCTCCGCAGCGGGTGCTGCCTCAGAGCTGGCCTCGGCGGCAGGTGCCGCCTCGGTCGGGTCTTCCGTGCTCGACTCCTGCTCGGTGGCGGCCGGGGTGCCGGCGCCGCCGATGATCGAGGGGTCCTCCTGGGCCGCCTGCTCCAGGGCGGCGGCGAGCCGCGCGACCTGGGACAGCGGGGCGGACACCAGCGAGATGGCCTGCTGCAGGACACCCTGCATGCCGCCGGCGACCTTCGCGAGGAGGACCTCGCGGGACTCCAGGTCGGCGAGCGTGCGCACCTCGTCGGAGCTCAGGAACTTGCCGTCCAGAACTCCGCCCTTGATGACCAGGAGCGGGTTGGTCCGTGCGAAGTCACGCAGACCCTTCGCGACGACGACGGGGTCGCCGTCCACGAAGGTGATCGCCGTGGGTCCGACGAGGTGCTCGTCGAGACCCTCGACACCCGCCTCGCGGGCGGCGATCGTGGTCAGGGTGTTCTTCGACACGGCGTAGGTGGCGTTCTCACCGAGCGAGCGGCGCAGGTCCTTCAACGCCTTCACGGTGAGACCGCGGTACTCGGTCAGGACGACCGCCGAGGAGCTGGAGAACTTGTCCTTCAGCTCGGCGACCGCAGCTGCCTTGTCCGGCCTCGCCATAGTCTCCTCCACTTCGTTCCGTGCTGCTTCTGCAGCGCTTCCGAAGGGCTGGCCCGACGTGCGGGGCGGACCGGGGACGAAAAAAGCCCCCGACGCGCAGGCGTCGTGGGGCGGTGCCGAGGTGACGGACCCGGGCTCCCCTGGACGGGGGCACCGGGGCTGACAGCTCGGCGACGATCCTCGATCAACCTGCGCGGGCCATCCGTGACGAGCACGACGTCTTCGGGCCTCACCCCGGGGGGATCAGCCGACCAGCGGTCTTCGGCGTCCGCCAGCGTAGCCCCCGGCGGCGACGCAGACCAAATCGGGACCGGACCGCCCTCGGGCCTGAGAAGGAGCTCGACCACCCTGAGAACGACCCGCAGACGGTAGCCCGTCAACCCGCCGCGCCCTGAGGGATCCTCAGAGTTTTGGCGAATTGGTCTCGTTTGGATAACGTGTGCCCGCCAGTCCGCGTCGACACCGTTGTCGAACCACCGAGGGCCGGCCCGTCGACTCGAGGGAGACCCACCCCATGGGCAAGATCCTGAAGAGAGCAGCGTCGCTGGCGACCGGACTGGCCCTGGCCGTCTCCGTCACCGCGACCGCCGAGCTCCCCGCCAGCGCCGCCGCGACCTGCAGCGCCTCGTTCACGAAGTACCAGACCATCAGCAAGGGCAGCAAGGGCGCGCAGACGAAGGCCCTGGAGTGCCTCCTGCGCGACGCCGGCTACAGCACCACCGTCAACGGCAGCTTCTCGGTGCACGACGCCGCCAAGCTCGCGAAGTTCCGCAAGTCCGTGGGCCTCAGCCCGCTCAAGGTCGCCGGCCCCCGCCCCTGGAGCGCGCTGCTCTCCCAGGGCTCGCGGCCGCTGCTCGAGCGCGGCGACAAGGGTGCCGACGTCCTCCGGCTGCAGCGCTCCCTGCGTGCACTCGGCTACACCAAGGTCACCCTGACCTCCACCTTCGGCGCGAACACCGCCGCCGCGGTGAAGTCGGCGCAGAAGAAGCGCGGGCTCAAGCAGTCCGGCAAGACCACGAACGCGCTGTGGTCGGCCCTGCAGCA
This window harbors:
- a CDS encoding amidohydrolase family protein, which gives rise to MIIDAHQHVWDLDRVAYPWLGRQHGPIHRTVAQEEVLPRLRAHGVDAVVLVQAADDDADTALMLDTAAAHPAVVAVVGYVPLEDPDATAARLPALAADPLVVGIRNLIHDRPDADFLLRPEVGESLGLVAAAGLAFDVVGVLPRHLEHVPVLAAEHPGLRLVVDHLGAPPLDGPPADLDRWRTLLTRAAEAPQVHAKVSGLYPDGGLDARSAELLRPVVAHAVEVFGPERLMYGGDWPVSLLAGGYDAVWDSVQPLLAGLGADAAAAVLGGTAARVYRVDPARLAAAAASGERA
- a CDS encoding fumarylacetoacetate hydrolase family protein — translated: MKLARLGPEGQETPVVVTDHGTYDLSGVVYDLTGEFFASGGLDRVRDALAADELPLFPAEGVRVGAPVARPSAVVCIGMNYAAHAAESGATPPEQPVLFLKTPNTVGGPDDPVQIPRGSEKTDWEVELALVIGRRTAYLDSPAQSLDHVAGFTICDDLSERAFQLEVSGGQWSKGKACRGFSPTGPWLVTPDEVDHTGLRLRSWVNGEPRQDSTTADLIFGVEEIVYQLSQYMVLEPGDLVLTGTPEGVALSGRFPYLREGDVVEVEIEGLGRQRHVFTPWAPLEEGR
- a CDS encoding SDR family oxidoreductase; translation: MTGVQARGPFDLTGRTAVVTGASRGIGAAVAAGLLRAGADVVGLQRGPVPEELARLAAECGRHLHRVPVDLADPVSVDDAVAAALALGPVDILVNNAGTQVRHPAEDFPLADFDAVLAVNTRAVFQLCQAFGRPMLERGWGRVVNVASLLSFQGGLRVPAYAASKGAVAQLTKALCNEWAARGVAVNAVAPGYVDTDMNEALLADAERHAAISARIPAGRWGRGEDLAGAVVFLSSEAAAYVHGVVLPVDGGWLAR
- the rplJ gene encoding 50S ribosomal protein L10: MARPDKAAAVAELKDKFSSSSAVVLTEYRGLTVKALKDLRRSLGENATYAVSKNTLTTIAAREAGVEGLDEHLVGPTAITFVDGDPVVVAKGLRDFARTNPLLVIKGGVLDGKFLSSDEVRTLADLESREVLLAKVAGGMQGVLQQAISLVSAPLSQVARLAAALEQAAQEDPSIIGGAGTPAATEQESSTEDPTEAAPAAEASSEAAPAAEGTEAAAAAPDTNTVAADAAEEN
- a CDS encoding L-rhamnose mutarotase, producing MQRVAQIVGLAPEAVTRYQELHASVWPDVLRTIHACGIRNYSIFLREPELLLFAYFEYIGEDYEADQAAMAADPVTQEWWQLTMPMQRPLEGRAEGDWWAVLPEVFHVD
- the rpoB gene encoding DNA-directed RNA polymerase subunit beta; translated protein: MAASRTASNTKVVSSTGRISFAKIAEPMEVPDLLDLQVDSFDWLVGNDAWRTRVDSALAEGRTDVNTKSGLEEIFEEISPIEDFSGTMSLSFRDHRFEPPKNSVEECKDRDVTYAAPLFVTAEFMNNETGEIKSQTVFMGDFPLMTDKGTFVINGTERVVVSQLVRSPGVYFEQTTDKTSDKDIFTCKMIPSRGAWLEFEIDKRDMVGVRLDRKRKQNVTVLLKALGWTDAQILEEFGQYESMRLTLEKDHTSTQDEALLDIYRKLRPGEPPTREAAQALLENYYFNPKRYDLAKVGRYKINKKLGLDEPFDKQVLTTDDIVAAIRFIVALHDGKEVLDAPRGELLVEEDDIDHFGNRRLRTVGELIQNQLRTGLGRMERVVRDRMTTQDVEAITPQTLINIRPVVAALKEFFGTSQLSQFMDQTNPIAGLTHKRRLSALGPGGLSRDRAGMEVRDVHPSHYGRMCPIETPEGPNIGLIGSLASFARVNAFGFVETPYRKVENGQVTDQIDYLTADVEDRYTIAQANAALTEDLHFAEERVLARRRKADPDTVPANDIQYMDVSPRQMVSVATAMIPFLEHDDASRALMGANMQRQAVPLIRSEAPFVGTGMEYRGAVDAGDVTTASQGGVVTSVSADLIEIAYDDGSYRTYRLSKFKRSNQGTAINQRPLVRDGQRVEAGTPLADGPCTDGGEMALGRNLLVAFMPWEGHNYEDAIILSQRVVQDDLLTSIHIEEHEVDARDTKLGAEEITRDIPNVSEEMLADLDERGIIRIGAEVSTGDVLVGKVTPKGETELTPEERLLRAIFGEKAREVRDTSLKVPHGESGTVIGVRVFDRESDDELSPGVNQLVRVYVAQKRKIQDGDKLAGRHGNKGVISKILPVEDMPFMEDGTPVDIVLNPLGVPSRMNVGQVLETHLGWVASQGWDLAGVEGAWAERLRSVGLEHVDGNTNLATPVFDGATEEEITGLLGNTNPTRDGDRLVNADGKANLFDGRSGEPFPMPVGVGYIYMLKLHHLVDDKIHARSTGPYSMITQQPLGGKAQFGGQRFGEMEVWALEAYGAAWALQELLTIKSDDVPGRVKVYEAIVKGENIPEPGIPESFKVLVKEMKSLCLNVEVLSSDGTEVELRDSEDDYRGGEDFGIDLSRRPGESLGVEEV
- a CDS encoding L-fuconate dehydratase, giving the protein MPLITAVDVVDVRFPTSLTADGSDAMNKDGDYSAAYVVLRTDADGVEGYGLTFTIGRGNDLVALAAQQRGEPLVGLDVDAVVADLGGTYRLLQSDSQLRWLGPEKGVVHLALAAVMNAVWDLAARRAGKPLWRFVADLEPEALVDTMDLSYLSDVLLREEAVAALTALRPTLEDRVAVLEASGYPCYTTSAGWLGYSDEKLRRLCQEAVDEGYRYLKLKVGASLEDDLRRCAIARDVIGPDRHLMVDANQVWDVGTAIEWTRALSHFDPLWIEEPTSPDDVLGHATIRAAVAPVGVATGEHGMNRVLFKQLFQAEAIDFCQLDSCRLGSLNEILPVMLMAAKFGIPVCPHAGGVGLCELVQHLSVIDFLVVSGSTEGRVAEYVDHLHEHFVDPCVVEGAAYVLPTAPGYSAQMHEASLDVYAYPGGSYWAGRPSVA
- the rplL gene encoding 50S ribosomal protein L7/L12, with translation MAKLSTAELLDAFKELTLIELSEFVKEFETTFGVTAAAPVAAAAPAGAGGGAAVEEEEASDEVDVILEAAGDKKIQVIKEVRTLTSLGLKEAKDLVEAAPKAVLEKVTKEQAEKAKEALEGAGAKVTLK
- a CDS encoding SDR family NAD(P)-dependent oxidoreductase, with amino-acid sequence MSGELEGLVALVTGGASGIGAAVAARLQADGARVAVLDLNPGAAAEGQLGVACDVGDDASVRAAVDRVVEELGGLDVVVNNAGIGAAGTVADNDDDEWHRVLDVNVVGMVRVTRAALPHLRASTAPAVVNTSSIAATAGLPQRALYSASKGAVLALTRAMAADHVREGIRVNCVNPGTADTPWVQRLLDAAEDPAAERTALEARQPHGRLVSAEEVADAVAYLASPRSRSTTGTSIAVDGGMQELRLRPRG